CATCTGATCGTCGACGAACGAGGACTCTGCCGACTGCTCTGGGTCGGGCCCCTGAGCGAATCAGAACAATTACGCAGCCATCTACCTGGAGGGCCACGACGGATCAAGCGACGCTGGAGGTTGATCAGCAGCTTGCAAGGAAAAGCGGGAACGGACCTGAAGCCCGATGGCAGAGATGCCGTCGTCGCCCTCGACCTCAAGCCCGATACCTGGCTTCGTTTTCAGGCATCGCCCTCCACAGGAGGTGGGCATCTCGCCTCACTTTGGCAACCAGATCCAGGACATCAGTCTGGCTGGCATCAAGCCGCCCTTGGCACTCTCATGGAGCTTTGCGACCGTCCCGCTCCAGAGGCCAAGAAAGAACTTGATTCCACTCGAGCTGCGACGGCTCCTTCTGAAGGACAAGAACGGGTCTTGCTGCTCATTCTCACGGGTGCCGACACACAGCGGAGCGAGAGGGATCTGGCTGAATTGGAGGGGCTCGTTCGCAGCGCAGGTGCACTGCCCGTTGCGGTCTGCCGGCAACGACAGGGACAACCCAACCCTCAGACACTCTGGGGTACTGGAAAATTACAAGAGGCGGCGCTCGAAGCGAGACGCCATCAAGCCACGCTCGTGATCACAGATCGGGAACTCTCTCCAGTTCAAGCCCGCAATCTTGAGTCAATCATTGACTGCCCAGTGATGGACCGCAGTGAGTTGATTCTGGATATTTTTGCCCAGCGAGCGGCGAGCGCCGCTGGACGACTTCAAGTTGAGCTCGCTCAATTGCGCTATCGGCTTCCGAGGCTGAAAGGCCGCGGCCTCAGCCTCTCGCGCCAAGGAGGAGGGATTGGAACGCGAGGGCCAGGTGAAACCCAATTGGAGAAGGATCGCCGCGCCATCAGCCGTCGCATCGAACATCTCGGGCGATCACTGATCGATCTAGGAGCCCATCGTGCCCGCTTGCGCGATCGCAGGGACGGCCTACCTCGCGTCGCCCTCGTGGGTTACACCAATGCCGGAAAATCATCTCTTTTAAACGCGCTGTGCTGTCGCAATCCAGGGCTGGCGGTTCTGGCGGAGAACAAGTTATTCGCCACGCTTGATCCCACGACGCGAAGACTCAGCCTTCCCCAAACATCAGCGGCACCGAAAGAGTTGCTCATGACAGACACCGTGGGATTCATTCGTGAACTTCCCAAACCGCTGATGGAAGCATTCAGAGCCACGTTGGAGGAAACACGCGAGGCCGATCTGTTGCTACTGGTGGTGGATCTCGCCGACCCCGATTGGCAATCACAATTGGAAGCGGTTCATCAACTCTTGGATGGCCTCAGCTGTGACCAACTGCGCAAAGTGGTGGCCAACCAAATTGATCGTTGCGACGCTTCGGCGATCGATGCGATTCGCACGCTCGAACCGGATGTGATCTATCTATCAGCCACGGAGGGTACGGGACTGAAGGGTCTGCGAAACTGGCTTGAAAAGCAGTTTTGGGACGGCGAACCAACCCCTGAATCCTTCACCCAACAGCCATCATTCCCCGACCATGGCTGAGCTAAACCATGGCTGAGCTCATCGATAGTCATCAGCAGGCTCCCACCCTCATCCTCCAGGCGCTACGACGGCCTGGTCTGATGCTGTCGCTCAGGAGTGCTGCATTGATTGTCTTGCCACAGAGAGGCAGGTGAAAGCGATGCCAATTCCCTACGCCATTCACCGCACTCAGGCCTGGTATCGCCGCCTAACAATTCCCCAGTTCACCGTTGTAACGGGGTTACTTGTCATCGCAGCCGGCACACTGATCCTCGCGACACCACTGTGTTCAAGCTCCAGAGTGGGCCTGTGGGAAGCCTTCTTCACAGCCACATCAGCCGTGACAGTGACAGGGCTTTCGGTGATCGACATCCGCGAAGATCTGACCCGCCCTGGGCAAATCGTGCTGGCCATGATGATCATGGTCGGAGGCCTGGGATTGATGGCGGTCACGACATTTCTGCAGGGGTTTGTGGTTCGCGGAACCGCTCTTCGGCGTCGCCTCGATCGTGGTCAAACCCTCGATGAATTTGGCGTAGGGGGTGTAGGAACCACCTTTCGCGGCATTGCACTCACTGCTGTAGTGCTGATCTTGATTGGGGCGTTCATGCTCTATGTCTTTGGCTTTACAGACATTGCGCCTGGAGGAGAACGTCTATGGGCCGCTCTCTTTCACAGCATTTCTGCGTACAACAACGCTGGTTTTGGACTCTGGAACGACAGTCTTGAGAGTTATCGCACCAACAACACTGTGAACGCAGTGATCATGGTGTTGGTAATCCTGGGCGGACTGGGCTGGCGTGTCACCAATGACCTATGGATCAATCGCCAACGGCTTAGACGACGTCATCTCAGCCTGCACACGCGCCTCGTTCTGCGCACCTCTGGTCTTCTCATCCTGATCGGGACCTTCGGATTAATGCTGACGGAATCCCTCTCGCTAGGCCATGTGCTCACAGATATGGGGTGGGGAGAACGGTTAATGAGCGCCCTTTTTGAATCAGTGAGTTCAAGAACCGCTG
The Synechococcus sp. CC9311 DNA segment above includes these coding regions:
- the hflX gene encoding GTPase HflX, producing MKQARLAGRTNGLRPSLNRQLERLSQRRHPSSSGADPLTLERLSELVLDLGQPLHLIVDERGLCRLLWVGPLSESEQLRSHLPGGPRRIKRRWRLISSLQGKAGTDLKPDGRDAVVALDLKPDTWLRFQASPSTGGGHLASLWQPDPGHQSGWHQAALGTLMELCDRPAPEAKKELDSTRAATAPSEGQERVLLLILTGADTQRSERDLAELEGLVRSAGALPVAVCRQRQGQPNPQTLWGTGKLQEAALEARRHQATLVITDRELSPVQARNLESIIDCPVMDRSELILDIFAQRAASAAGRLQVELAQLRYRLPRLKGRGLSLSRQGGGIGTRGPGETQLEKDRRAISRRIEHLGRSLIDLGAHRARLRDRRDGLPRVALVGYTNAGKSSLLNALCCRNPGLAVLAENKLFATLDPTTRRLSLPQTSAAPKELLMTDTVGFIRELPKPLMEAFRATLEETREADLLLLVVDLADPDWQSQLEAVHQLLDGLSCDQLRKVVANQIDRCDASAIDAIRTLEPDVIYLSATEGTGLKGLRNWLEKQFWDGEPTPESFTQQPSFPDHG
- a CDS encoding TrkH family potassium uptake protein translates to MPIPYAIHRTQAWYRRLTIPQFTVVTGLLVIAAGTLILATPLCSSSRVGLWEAFFTATSAVTVTGLSVIDIREDLTRPGQIVLAMMIMVGGLGLMAVTTFLQGFVVRGTALRRRLDRGQTLDEFGVGGVGTTFRGIALTAVVLILIGAFMLYVFGFTDIAPGGERLWAALFHSISAYNNAGFGLWNDSLESYRTNNTVNAVIMVLVILGGLGWRVTNDLWINRQRLRRRHLSLHTRLVLRTSGLLILIGTFGLMLTESLSLGHVLTDMGWGERLMSALFESVSSRTAGFTTVPLSLNSISDSGLLLVMTLMFIGASPGGTGGGIKTTTVAALMAATRSTLRGHNDVVIRHRQISDKVVLRALSITVASLLFVLGMALLLALSSNLSGEEPFTFLELVFTCISAFATVGLDLGVTRQLAPFGQFVLVMGMFVGRLGILLLLSAIWESFNRGHLQRENRVGYPREDLYV